In the genome of Centropristis striata isolate RG_2023a ecotype Rhode Island chromosome 6, C.striata_1.0, whole genome shotgun sequence, the window TtatgttaataatttattactCGGATACATCCAGTAAATAGCAATGCAAAGATGAAGCACATTTTTCCCAACAGTGGGTTGGAGCAGGGTGGGCgggttgactttttttgtgtgtgtacattcaTACTTCATAATTATTACTTCTTTACTGACATAAAGGTCAACATGACCAACAAGTCCAGCCTGGCTGAGTTGTTAGCAGGGCACCTTTAAAAGGTCAGTCTGGCAGAGGTGTTTCTCATATATCTATCAGCATTATGTAGCTTCAGTGGTCTCTCTGAACAtgcaaaaatttaaaaaaggaagaaaaaggcAGCACTATTCAAGGAGCAATAATCAGCTGTAAGAGCAAAATGATGTGATTTACAAACTTGTGTATGAAAATCCAACAAAGTCAAATATGTCCTTTCTGTTCCTAGAAAACCACTTACCAGATTGCTGTTGTGCTGACTCTAACAATAGTGTGACCACTGAGACACTTAGTTCCTGTTCAttcataaaataacattttataaaaaaaaaaaccttttcctTTTAGAGACCTCTTGTGTGGATGTTTGTTCTGCTGTTTTCATTGGTAAGTGACGGATTGTTCCCCCGTGCCTGGATCCTAACTGCAGTTTACCAAAGTAACAAAGATGAAGGAATGGAGAATGAAAGACAACATCCCTAACGACTGTACCACAGATTGCTCCATCCTTAAATCTCCCAGGCCAAGAgggaaaaactgttttttgtaatgtgcaCTGGGCAGCACGAAGTTTCTGTCTTAATTTGTCTGTACAGGCTTCCTGTgacaaacatttagttttacATTTCAATTGCTGTGTcatgtttacatattttacagttattttttcttaatgggAGATGGCTGCAGTTTTGGCCAGATGTGATGTCTGATGAACGAGTGACTGTCATccatggtttaaaaaaaaaaaaaaatcacaaacagcTCTCTGAACAGCAGCACTGGAGGTGCAGCCATGCAATAACATGGTGCATTCCAAGATGAAGCATTGATTCTTGTGTTTGAATTTAATACACAGGATGGCTCAATAACAGAAACACCCACATGGTATATTGTAACAACCAAGCAACAAATCCTACAAGTGTAAAACTTATGGTCAATTTATATTAAGGCATGTCAAAGGGATGTTTAGGATACCTTCTGGGGTTGTACTTTATGGTGTCTTTGTGCTGGACTGAACTTTActgtgaggtgtttttttttcttttttgtccacTCTGTTTTGCTACATATCTTCATCAGAAATCTCAAAAACAAATGACATAATCAGGACTTAAGTTGCAAAAATGGTCATGGACTGtcctttaaacatatttttcaaaaagctttttattaATGTTACAAAAATTATCAGTTGATCAAAATCTAGTGAGTTATATGCAATTGGCTACCTAAATTTTAATTCCTGGCCAAAACCCGTCGCAATGAAGTGGCTAATGCATGTAGAACTGAGTGGTTGATATATGAAATGACTCGTAACCGAAGACATCTTGATCTGCTTTTTGCCCGTCAGCTCCCAGTAGGCAGACCCTCACACAGCCGCGCATACACATCTATAAGTGTATATGCATATCCATGTCTGGTGGTGTGTTATGTAGTCTGCATCGTTCTATCCTGGGATTGGAGATTGCTGTTTAATTACGTTATATatacaagtatatatatatatataaatccatGTGCCAAATCCAGTTCTTGTTCAGTCTGATCCATTCCGAACCATGTTTGTACTGTAGGTAACCTTCTGTACAAGTCagtataaaatattgtttcTCTCCAATAGTCCCTTGTAACTGGTGCCATTAAATAAAACTATTCAAACTTGAAATAAACattgaataaaaatgtgatgtggctccctgtggctttgTAAGTAAAACACAAATTCAGCACACAgcttacattttcaaaaaaataatctttaaaaaagtgtttaatttataaaaaaaataaaaaattaaatttacatgaaaatgGACAGCAAAAGAAGACAATTTACAATTATCAATATAAAATCAGAGACATCAAACCTGTGCATAACATGGACATGAGAGTTTCACTTAACAGTTGTGATGTAACCGGTATATACTTTACAACAATTGCTGACATCAACTGGTTTTGAAGTGTAGTGAAAAATAAGTTTTTCTTTCCTTAGAAGTCAGACCCAGAGGAAGGCCCTAGCCCGAGTATGAAAAGGTTGGCTTTAAGAAGGGTCGATGGTTGGTTTGAGGGGTTGGGACGGACAGGAAGCCCGGTCTCCTCCCTGCTGATGCATCTGCCGCTGAGCTCCTGGACCCCCGACCTACAGCTTTTGATCCACCTCTGGAGCTGGATGATGACCACGATTTATTGCTGTTGTAGCCACGACTAAACACCACAGCAGGAGAGAAGGGGAATTAACATTTTTGCGCTAAAGTGATGCTTATTGCTAAATACGGTCCCCGGCTacatgataaaatatgaaacattacTTACCCTTTAGAGTTGGAACCTGAGTTGCCATATGCTTTTCTCTTCTTGGAATATTTGAAAAACGgtgctttctttctcttctgtcCCTGTGCAGACTGATTGCGGAAGTAGGTGGAGGACTCTGTGTCGTCCTCTTCATAAAAATCGTCGTATGTACGACCTCGTGTTGTGTCTATCCACCCGTCTTCAcggccaccaccaccacccatcTCAATCTTTTCCTCTGATAGAAACAATGTTGGATTAGTACCACAATgtaaaaagtaggaaaaaaggTAAACAAGTCAAAATTAAGTTGGGTCTCTTACCAGGCAGCTGCCACGCAGAGTATTTCTCTAGGACCTGAATAACTTCAGCTCCATACTTCTCCAGTTTGTCTTCCGTGACACCATCAATTTGTAGGAGGACTTCAGCGTCAGAAGAAAGCTTCTCTGTCATTGGAAAAAAGGTTTGACAAGTTATAAAATGTCTGTTGTATCATATGAGCTATTTACAAGAATAGTCTTTAACAGTGTTGGAGAAATTACCAGCAATCTTTTTCAAGGTAGCAGTGGAGAAGATGTTATAATAGTGAATGCCAAACGCTTTCCCCAGCTGCTTGCATAGATCCGTCAGCTCCTTCAGACACTCCTGaaccttctcctctctcttggAGACGTTCGTGGCCACAGCAGCTTTGTGTTTCCTGATACTAGACGCACTCTCAGTCTCATAGAACTCCACCTAAGATGAGACCggttatgtttaatgttttggCTTAAATCTTTTCACTTTAATAAATGCTACATATCTAGATCTTTGTGATGCAGTAAAGTTGATATTATCAGGCTACCTGCATATGTCCAGACAGCACGTTCATGGCTTTGGTTCCAGCAGAGATATAAGACACAGCTTGGTTGTTGTTAGTGATGTAGAGATCCTCCACCAGGACATTGTCCAGAACCAGTTTTTTGAAGAGACGGTCAGCGTTATGCTTAGAGTAGGCTGCTCCAATCCCAAACATTCCTGACTGTACCTTGGCAGATTTAGACCCTGACAGAAGAAACAATTCCCAGCACCAGACTGTTCACAGTTCTTGCCACATGGAATATGAACACATCAATACAAGACGTCATGCAGAATTCAGAGATGCGAAAAAACCCTTTTCATTGCAAGCATGTGCAGGTACTTACCTACAAAGATATCCACCAACATATTCAGTGTCAGTCGGTTTTGCTGAGCAGTCCTGCCAAACTTCGAGCCAACTTTCTCACAGTTCTCCTGCGCAAACCTCACAATCTTCTTCACGTCTTCTGTGACATTTCTCATCTTGTATTGCTGCACACAGAATCATTCAAACATTATTGCTCAAGTAAAAACTGCCAGGTAGGTTTTGAATGTGTAATAAATAAAGAACCTACATTAGGTTTCGCACAGTTGTCACAGGTGACGTCTGCATGCTCCTTACAGAAGGTTTTCTTGAAATTCAGCTCTCCAAAGTATGCGAGTAGCTGAATTCTTCTGCACTCCATCAAGTTCTCACAGAACTGCACCATGCTGTGTAGGTTGTTGTAATGAGTCGCCTTGGTGTGTCTGTCACCTTCTCTGTCCACtgcgattaaaaaaaagagccatCTGAGTCTACATGACTAATACATACAGTTATTTGGAAAGTAAACACGCTTTAAAGATTTAAAGCTTAAGgattgatggaaaaaaaagaaataagaatgCAATAGGAAAGGTCATTTTTGTCACATACTGCTGATAATTCTCTTGATGCGATGGACATCTGTGTAGGAGTAGAAGAGAATGCAGTGAGagatctctccatctctgccaGCTCTCCCAGACTCCTGGTAGTAACCCTCCACGGACTTAGGCAGACTGGCATGGATCACATAGCGCACATCAGGTTTGTCAATACCCATGCCAAAGGCTATGGTGGCACAGATGACCTGGCAGACAAAAGGAAACCGTAAAACAAAAGCAATTTGcacttgaaatatttaaaacagcTACTGCTTTGGAAAAGGttactttttatgtttatttttttgtattcacttgtatcttttatttatctttatatgATATATCAGAGGTGGAGTGGTGACCATACCTGGCAGCCATCCTGGTTGATCCACTTGCTCTGCACATATTCTCTGTCACCGTCACTCAGGCCTGCGTGATACGACAGAGCTAATAACCCTGCTCTCTGCAGACTCTCAGCCATGGTATCACAGTCATTACGGGACAGGCAGTACACAATGCCGGAGTCACCTGAAACATGTATTACAAAAGCAATTGATTTCAAATTATTTCTGATACAAGCTCaattattttagattcttcttcgaaataattatcttttttttaatcttattaaCATCTTCGAAATTGTTTTGATATGACAGACCTCAGAATGTGTTCGCGTACAAATCTGAATTGAATTCTCAACAAAACAGGCAGTGTTCTGAAAATAACCAGGATGAGAAAAAGCACTTCTGAATTATTTACGTGGGTAGTGCTTCTTGATCCAGCTGATGCAGTCCTCGTCAACCTTTTTGGGTTTCTTGGGCAGGACAGCATACTTCAGGTTTGTTCTGTTGAAACTCATAGTGAACCTGAAAATACATCAGATAGAAAATGTGAAGCTGTTAGCTGCTGGAATCCAAAATAGAAAGTCGTTTAAAAATCTGAGACAAGGCCGAAGATGGAGCACGTACACCTGTGGCCGACTCATATTCAGCTGGTTGAGGATGTCTTTCTGAACGCGGGGGGTGGCGGTGGCTGTCAGGGCCATCATCGGCACGTTGGGGAACTTCTGACGCAGTTCGTGCAACTTCTTGTAGTCTGGTCGAAAATCATGGCCCCACTGAAAGATTTAAGGTCACAGATGATTCACAATGgatgttgaaaaaataaaagtatgcaGTTTTTTTGCGTAAGAAGCAGAAGAACACACCTGGCTGACACAGTGGGCCTCGTCTATGACAAAGCGGGCCAAGAGGCCTCGCTCGTACAGGTTGTGCAGAGCCGAGATCAGCTTGTTACTTGCGCTCACCTTGAGGAGAAAAAGGGTGCATCAATCAGTtagtaaaactttatttatagaagaAAACACACTCAGAGATGCCAAGAGTAAATTGTGAATTTCTCACCTTCTCAGGAGTGACATAAAGAAGTTTGATGATGGGGTCTTTCCTCGAGAGCTGCATATAAATCCTGCCTGCTTCACTGTCACTTAAAGTACCAGACAGGCTTGTTGCTGGGATCTGGAATGAGGGAGATACAATTAGCACAACACATATTACAATCATACTTTGTAATGATCCCATTGACCACAGTGGGATCACTACAAGTATACAGTACAGGAGCAAACATACTTACATCCAGTGTAGTGAGTTTCTGGACCTGGTCTACAATGAGAGATTTGAGTGGGGAGATAACGACTGTGACTCCTGGTGACACGCAGGCAGGCAGCTGGTAGCACAGGCTTTTACCCCCACCTAAAAATGCATCAGTTACAAAGAAATGTGGACATTTTTACTGTAGTTGACATCCTAAATCAACTGTCACATGCCaaagagaaaactgtttttgtaaCTTCTGATCACTACTGACCTGTGGGCATTAAAACAAACGTGTCTTCTGCCAGAATTGTTGCATTAATTGCCTCTAGTTGATTGAACCTGAATTGATGGAGACCAAAACGCTTGTGAAAGATCTTCATCATCTCCTGTGAGTGGGGGAAGTTGAACCCTCTTAAGCGATCATGGGCTGGGTTTCTGTAGTTGGGTTCTGCAATGGATACGGTAcagattttagaggggaaacaTGCAGTCTATTACCGATATGGCAGCCAATCCGGTACCTTTTTAAGCTAGAATGAAAATAAACGCTTTCTATGTGTTATTTAAATTATCTCTGTTGTGCAATGATATGACTAcgcaaaaatacacagaaactgttttgttaaatatttgtttaactctttcattattatgtttatatattatacattatccATACAGTGTGTTGAACTGCCAACCAAAATTAGAAATGAAAATAAGGAGGATGAAGAAAATTGAGTTAATAGcttaataaacatcagtactgtacAGAATCATGTATGTATAGCCGACCATTTAAAGactatacaaaaataatatcgCTAAACACCATTTAGTAACTCACCCCAAACATGAAAACTGAGAATATGGGACAAGTTAAGACTAATTTTCTTCTGAGACATTTGAAAGGCCCATGTTTTTCCCTGACAAGCCGACTTACCAGGAGAGCAGATCTTTGATGGTTTGGGTGTAGGCGCTGGTGTTGTTGGTTTCTTCTCCCATAAAGACTTGCTTGGTCCAGCTTCTTTCACTGTTGTGGTCATGGTGCTAGAGCTTTGGGGTTGGTCGAAGTAATCAGGGATATCTGAGTCATCAAAGTCATCTATGTCAAAGTAGTCATTGTAAAAATCATCTTGTTCCACGTCTCCTGCAGCTGTACTGGCTGCCGGTGTTTTAGATTTGCTCTGAACAACAGTTTCTGGGGTTTTTGGAGAAAAGAAGTGATTTGATCCATCCAGGTCTGTGcttgttttcttaaaattaaaagATGGACTTGCGAGGCTGTAGGCTGATGGAGAGTCACAGGTATTTTGATTTGTCACATTCACTGTCTCAATGTTCTTAACCTGCAAAGTATTCATGTGAATAATACTGTCAGAGTGATCAGAGTTGTAGTCCACAGAAATGCCTGAAGATCTCCTGATCTGAGAAGGCTTCTTGGTGTCCATGGGCACAGAGCTGCTGGATGACATAACACTAGATGTATCACAGCTAAAAGAAGGCTTTTCTTTAAAGCTGGGTTCAGAAACCCCAGTGCTGTCTGGTTGCTGTATCCTCAATAAACAGTTACCACCAGTTGCAAGGATCCTCTTCCTGCATGAGAGAGGCAGATATTTGCAATCAAACTGGGATATCaataaatattatgatttaagCTTAAAGTGATTAAAGTGAGCTGTTTTTCCACTAAAACATACAGACCTTTGAGCTCTCTTCAGCAAAAGCTCATCTCCACAGGACAGACCTATTAGTTCATGTTCAGGGATGGAATCAACCAGAGAACAAATGGTCTGCATGATACTGAGGAGTTGCTCGTCTGTGACATGATGagaagaaacatctaaataaatGAACATAGACAAAGAGAGGAGTCCTgatttgttcaataaaatgtgCACAAGGTCtgaataaatcagaaaaatgcacaacactcacttgttttgtcttttgagcGTTGATCAAATGTTTCATGTAGTGTCGTTATAGGTCCCTTAGATTGCACAGGAATGTCTCCGCTTTCAGCATCAGCTAATTTAGATCtgctggaaataaaaaaaagttatgtccCATTTCCTTTTTATTCTTGAGGTAAAATCTAGAAAGCACATGCACTTACAACTGTTATTGTAAAAATAGTTCTGAGCCCTTGACAGCAAAGACTACAATGAATGATTGAACAAAGTTCAACAAACTGACCTGGTCTCCAATGCAGAAGTAGTGTAAGAGATGTCATCAGGGACCGGAGAAGGGGGAATGTAGTCAAAATCATCTTCAGGCTCTGAGTTGTCATCAATCTGTATCACCTTTGGGTTGGTCCATTTGTGTTTCTCAtctaaaaaggcaaaaaagatacaacctgtgtgttttatatcataCAATTCCATTCAGACCCACATATGCCCCATAatgtacaaataaaatacaaatgctgCAGCAAACAGCTTGTTACCTGTCTTTCCTTTCAAAGTCTCAAGGACATCATTGTTTTCCTCTTCGCTATCACTCAAGACAGACTTGAACTGTGCAAGACTGTGAGGAGGAGGCCGTCTTCTGGTTACTTTAACTGGAGAATCCTCAATTTCAGAGTCTGCTTGGTCTTGATTCAAACTAGGTCCTGATGAAACAGCAGCTCTATCGACACATTGCTCCAGTTCATCCATACCATTCTTGTTTGTAAAACTGTTGCCCAACTCTGGTGTCACACGAGAGGCATCGTGGTTTAGTTTCCCAGTTAATTCTGATTTTTCTTCATTGAAAGATGACACTGGATGGGTGCTCTTTCCAGATATTTCTGAAGTAAAAGAGTCATTTTTTGCTTTGACAGGAGTTTCAAAGTCATCAAAGTCATCCCAGTCATCGATCGGGAATCCCAGAGATGCATCCAGATTTGTCACATTGCTTCCATTGCCACGCATGTCAGATTTAGCTGGAGCTGTTGTTACCTTAGCTGACACTACCGTAGGAGTCTGGACTGCAGGAGAACAGTTTTCTGTTGGGCTGATGGAGTCCAACTTGGCTTTTGAGCTTACAGAGAAGAAGTTGTTGATTTGGGATTTTTGAGGTCTCTCAAGCttgtttgaaaatgtcaaaGGAGATTTAGTCACCAAACTGTTTTTAGGGACATTGACATTCCTACTTGCCAAAATATTAGAGCTGATTACCTTGGTCTGGACTTCCACCCTGGTTGTACCTGATGAGGACTTCTTTTTGAAAGAAAAGgccctgaaaaacaaacagcataaaATCAAGAAAACATAACCGCTGTAAAACTTGAAATTTGATTATCAGAATATTCAAACACTACTTGTGTATTTTCGCAGCttagaaacaaaaatacatttcatcTATTTATTCTGTGTATCTAACTACTGAATAAACAAAGAAGACAAATGGCTGATTTGTTTTGAACGTCACATTTCATTTCAATAGGAGTGTCCAGTTAAAAGTTACACAGCAGTTGCGGCAGCCGCAGCAACGGGGATCTCAGGTCAGATCAGTGGTTTCAAGGGACAGCAATTAAATTCACTTAGTACACCAATTCAGACACTAGAACCTCCAGTAGTCTTAttatattaacccataagaacctatggtgacacctgtgtaacaaacacttcaaatcttctagaatctcccatattcagctttatgcttcacattaactcattaaatccctaagcaatgtatactcaacaccctggtgtggtggtcatgtgacagtCAAACaatgtgggtgtgactggaaacagaaatgtgaagaaggagctaatttcaaaaagcttatttttgttaAGAGGCTAAGGGCACTAAGGGTGTCCTAGCGGGTGTCCTgttttgcatttaacttgttctgaccatatttcctgaacaaattaaagtcacaatctTGATATactatgttatggagatgcaaacaaaaaggcaaatggttatttgtttttatttattattgaattattattattatgttacttaaaaactaatctgaaaaataatttgttgttaaacagcactattaatggcacaattttgataaatgttgtggagatgcaaaagaaaaaggcaaatgtgtgtctgaaagcagaaaatgtgtctagtttttatttatttattgtaaaataagaaatattataatggtatgattatacatatttttttgttttttttagacatcATAAATGtattctatgtggtccacttgttaTGTTGTATATCCTCCATaattcctttaaggattactgggtctgggttcttatgggttaaatgttaTACTGTCTGACTAATGGAGTATCTTCGTTATTATCTGTAACCGTTCACATCGAGTGCAAA includes:
- the blm gene encoding recQ-like DNA helicase BLM isoform X2, translating into MSSLPQNNLKEQLARHSNAAQSKLSLAKPKPGAFSFKKKSSSGTTRVEVQTKVISSNILASRNVNVPKNSLVTKSPLTFSNKLERPQKSQINNFFSVSSKAKLDSISPTENCSPAVQTPTVVSAKVTTAPAKSDMRGNGSNVTNLDASLGFPIDDWDDFDDFETPVKAKNDSFTSEISGKSTHPVSSFNEEKSELTGKLNHDASRVTPELGNSFTNKNGMDELEQCVDRAAVSSGPSLNQDQADSEIEDSPVKVTRRRPPPHSLAQFKSVLSDSEEENNDVLETLKGKTDEKHKWTNPKVIQIDDNSEPEDDFDYIPPSPVPDDISYTTSALETRSKLADAESGDIPVQSKGPITTLHETFDQRSKDKTNVSSHHVTDEQLLSIMQTICSLVDSIPEHELIGLSCGDELLLKRAQRKRILATGGNCLLRIQQPDSTGVSEPSFKEKPSFSCDTSSVMSSSSSVPMDTKKPSQIRRSSGISVDYNSDHSDSIIHMNTLQVKNIETVNVTNQNTCDSPSAYSLASPSFNFKKTSTDLDGSNHFFSPKTPETVVQSKSKTPAASTAAGDVEQDDFYNDYFDIDDFDDSDIPDYFDQPQSSSTMTTTVKEAGPSKSLWEKKPTTPAPTPKPSKICSPEPNYRNPAHDRLRGFNFPHSQEMMKIFHKRFGLHQFRFNQLEAINATILAEDTFVLMPTGGGKSLCYQLPACVSPGVTVVISPLKSLIVDQVQKLTTLDIPATSLSGTLSDSEAGRIYMQLSRKDPIIKLLYVTPEKVSASNKLISALHNLYERGLLARFVIDEAHCVSQWGHDFRPDYKKLHELRQKFPNVPMMALTATATPRVQKDILNQLNMSRPQVFTMSFNRTNLKYAVLPKKPKKVDEDCISWIKKHYPRDSGIVYCLSRNDCDTMAESLQRAGLLALSYHAGLSDGDREYVQSKWINQDGCQVICATIAFGMGIDKPDVRYVIHASLPKSVEGYYQESGRAGRDGEISHCILFYSYTDVHRIKRIISMDREGDRHTKATHYNNLHSMVQFCENLMECRRIQLLAYFGELNFKKTFCKEHADVTCDNCAKPNQYKMRNVTEDVKKIVRFAQENCEKVGSKFGRTAQQNRLTLNMLVDIFVGSKSAKVQSGMFGIGAAYSKHNADRLFKKLVLDNVLVEDLYITNNNQAVSYISAGTKAMNVLSGHMQVEFYETESASSIRKHKAAVATNVSKREEKVQECLKELTDLCKQLGKAFGIHYYNIFSTATLKKIAEKLSSDAEVLLQIDGVTEDKLEKYGAEVIQVLEKYSAWQLPEEKIEMGGGGGREDGWIDTTRGRTYDDFYEEDDTESSTYFRNQSAQGQKRKKAPFFKYSKKRKAYGNSGSNSKGRGYNSNKSWSSSSSRGGSKAVGRGSRSSAADASAGRRPGFLSVPTPQTNHRPFLKPTFSYSG
- the blm gene encoding recQ-like DNA helicase BLM isoform X3, whose amino-acid sequence is MSSLPQNNLKEQLARHSNAAQSKLSLAKPKPGAFSFKKKSSSGTTRVEVQTKVISSNILASRNVNVPKNSLVTKSPLTFSNKLERPQKSQINNFFSVSSKAKLDSISPTENCSPAVQTPTVVSAKVTTAPAKSDMRGNGSNVTNLDASLGFPIDDWDDFDDFETPVKAKNDSFTSEISGKSTHPVSSFNEEKSELTGKLNHDASRVTPELGNSFTNKNGMDELEQCVDRAAVSSGPSLNQDQADSEIEDSPVKVTRRRPPPHSLAQFKSVLSDSEEENNDVLETLKGKTDEKHKWTNPKVIQIDDNSEPEDDFDYIPPSPVPDDISYTTSALETSRSKLADAESGDIPVQSKGPITTLHETFDQRSKDKTNEQLLSIMQTICSLVDSIPEHELIGLSCGDELLLKRAQRKRILATGGNCLLRIQQPDSTGVSEPSFKEKPSFSCDTSSVMSSSSSVPMDTKKPSQIRRSSGISVDYNSDHSDSIIHMNTLQVKNIETVNVTNQNTCDSPSAYSLASPSFNFKKTSTDLDGSNHFFSPKTPETVVQSKSKTPAASTAAGDVEQDDFYNDYFDIDDFDDSDIPDYFDQPQSSSTMTTTVKEAGPSKSLWEKKPTTPAPTPKPSKICSPEPNYRNPAHDRLRGFNFPHSQEMMKIFHKRFGLHQFRFNQLEAINATILAEDTFVLMPTGGGKSLCYQLPACVSPGVTVVISPLKSLIVDQVQKLTTLDIPATSLSGTLSDSEAGRIYMQLSRKDPIIKLLYVTPEKVSASNKLISALHNLYERGLLARFVIDEAHCVSQWGHDFRPDYKKLHELRQKFPNVPMMALTATATPRVQKDILNQLNMSRPQVFTMSFNRTNLKYAVLPKKPKKVDEDCISWIKKHYPRDSGIVYCLSRNDCDTMAESLQRAGLLALSYHAGLSDGDREYVQSKWINQDGCQVICATIAFGMGIDKPDVRYVIHASLPKSVEGYYQESGRAGRDGEISHCILFYSYTDVHRIKRIISMDREGDRHTKATHYNNLHSMVQFCENLMECRRIQLLAYFGELNFKKTFCKEHADVTCDNCAKPNQYKMRNVTEDVKKIVRFAQENCEKVGSKFGRTAQQNRLTLNMLVDIFVGSKSAKVQSGMFGIGAAYSKHNADRLFKKLVLDNVLVEDLYITNNNQAVSYISAGTKAMNVLSGHMQVEFYETESASSIRKHKAAVATNVSKREEKVQECLKELTDLCKQLGKAFGIHYYNIFSTATLKKIAEKLSSDAEVLLQIDGVTEDKLEKYGAEVIQVLEKYSAWQLPEEKIEMGGGGGREDGWIDTTRGRTYDDFYEEDDTESSTYFRNQSAQGQKRKKAPFFKYSKKRKAYGNSGSNSKGRGYNSNKSWSSSSSRGGSKAVGRGSRSSAADASAGRRPGFLSVPTPQTNHRPFLKPTFSYSG
- the blm gene encoding recQ-like DNA helicase BLM isoform X5 — protein: MSSLPQNNLKEQLARHSNAAQSKLSLAKPKPGAFSFKKKSSSGTTRVEVQTKLERPQKSQINNFFSVSSKAKLDSISPTENCSPAVQTPTVVSAKVTTAPAKSDMRGNGSNVTNLDASLGFPIDDWDDFDDFETPVKAKNDSFTSEISGKSTHPVSSFNEEKSELTGKLNHDASRVTPELGNSFTNKNGMDELEQCVDRAAVSSGPSLNQDQADSEIEDSPVKVTRRRPPPHSLAQFKSVLSDSEEENNDVLETLKGKTDEKHKWTNPKVIQIDDNSEPEDDFDYIPPSPVPDDISYTTSALETSRSKLADAESGDIPVQSKGPITTLHETFDQRSKDKTNVSSHHVTDEQLLSIMQTICSLVDSIPEHELIGLSCGDELLLKRAQRKRILATGGNCLLRIQQPDSTGVSEPSFKEKPSFSCDTSSVMSSSSSVPMDTKKPSQIRRSSGISVDYNSDHSDSIIHMNTLQVKNIETVNVTNQNTCDSPSAYSLASPSFNFKKTSTDLDGSNHFFSPKTPETVVQSKSKTPAASTAAGDVEQDDFYNDYFDIDDFDDSDIPDYFDQPQSSSTMTTTVKEAGPSKSLWEKKPTTPAPTPKPSKICSPEPNYRNPAHDRLRGFNFPHSQEMMKIFHKRFGLHQFRFNQLEAINATILAEDTFVLMPTGGGKSLCYQLPACVSPGVTVVISPLKSLIVDQVQKLTTLDIPATSLSGTLSDSEAGRIYMQLSRKDPIIKLLYVTPEKVSASNKLISALHNLYERGLLARFVIDEAHCVSQWGHDFRPDYKKLHELRQKFPNVPMMALTATATPRVQKDILNQLNMSRPQVFTMSFNRTNLKYAVLPKKPKKVDEDCISWIKKHYPRDSGIVYCLSRNDCDTMAESLQRAGLLALSYHAGLSDGDREYVQSKWINQDGCQVICATIAFGMGIDKPDVRYVIHASLPKSVEGYYQESGRAGRDGEISHCILFYSYTDVHRIKRIISMDREGDRHTKATHYNNLHSMVQFCENLMECRRIQLLAYFGELNFKKTFCKEHADVTCDNCAKPNQYKMRNVTEDVKKIVRFAQENCEKVGSKFGRTAQQNRLTLNMLVDIFVGSKSAKVQSGMFGIGAAYSKHNADRLFKKLVLDNVLVEDLYITNNNQAVSYISAGTKAMNVLSGHMQVEFYETESASSIRKHKAAVATNVSKREEKVQECLKELTDLCKQLGKAFGIHYYNIFSTATLKKIAEKLSSDAEVLLQIDGVTEDKLEKYGAEVIQVLEKYSAWQLPEEKIEMGGGGGREDGWIDTTRGRTYDDFYEEDDTESSTYFRNQSAQGQKRKKAPFFKYSKKRKAYGNSGSNSKGRGYNSNKSWSSSSSRGGSKAVGRGSRSSAADASAGRRPGFLSVPTPQTNHRPFLKPTFSYSG